The region GCCCATAAGATTAAGTCGTGCATCAAATAGAGTAATGTCGAACAGGTTGAAAACGGTGTTGCTAAGGAAGGCAATAATTACACTAAAGAGCAGGAGGCGATCGCGGCGATCGCTCCAGATGGGCGGAGACGAACACAGCAAAATTGCTCCCTGAGTAACCACCCATCCCACTAAGCCAAATAGGAGTACAGTAGCGGGAATCCCTACTTCACACAACATCATCAACGGAAAGTTGTGGGGATGTCCCATTAAGTAGTTCATTTTTTCTTGATAAAGCGGCTGAAAACTGCGCAATCCCCATCCTAGCCAGGGACGTTGCTGCGCAAGAGAGAAGGCAAACTTCCACTGAGTAGCTCGCAAAGTAGGCACGGGGCGATTGGGGTAGAGTTGATCTGTCAAGCGTGCCCAGAAAAAGGCTGGCACAATAACGCGCAATCCATCTCGTAAGGGTGGTGGAGCAAAGGCGGCTCCCAGGATGGTTCCAGTTAGGGCAACGACTCCTGCCACCAGCCAGCGCCAGCCCAAGTACAGCGCAAATACCAGCGAAGCTCCTGCCGCGATCGCCCAACCATTGCGAGAATTCGTCAGAATCAGAGCAAGCCCGTTGAGGAAAAGGGTGATTGTCAGAAAAATGATGGGTTGTTTTTGCTTTTTCCAAGTTGCTTCAATCCACCACCCCAGCGTTAAGACAAACGTAATAATCAAATAATTGGCTAAAACGTTGGCATAAAAGAATGTGGAAGACATGCGTCCTGGTGGAGTGCCGTTCGGGTCGATCATCCAATGCACCACAATCCACAACACCTGTACATTCACCACCTGCTGATAGCCCAACCAGCCCAGAAAAAGCTGCCCTAGCCCAATCAAGCAAACAGGTACCGATGGGATAACCAATAGCCAGACTAAACATCGCAGTTGTGCTGGAGTTTGTATCAGTGCACTTAAACCAGCAAATCCAAAAAAGAATAATAAAAAGTTAAACAAACCCAAGTATGCATCGGGTGGAAAGTAGGCAAAAACGGAGCTCAGGATCATCAACCCCGTGAGTGTTGCAAATCCCCAGTAAAGAGGCTGAGTTGCCAATTGTTTGAATTTCAGTCGCCAGACAACGATGACAGCAATCAAACTGCCGACGATCCCAAACAATGTACTGAAGGGCAGCAGCAACACCGAAAACTGAGTTAGACTCCAAGCAAATCGTAGTTGCGAGTCAGGATGGCGTTGGGGGGGAGGAAAGAATTGCAGCCTCCGGTTTAACCAGTTCACACTAAGCCATCTCAAAACATTCTGCACGAGTTAACCGAATTTGCGCTAGGGCATAGATAATGGGGATGATTCGACCGTAATTGGTGGAAATTGAGCGCCACCCCAAATCTGCAAAGAACCAGCCCCACATCATAGGACCCAGGCAAGCAAACACAGTGCGAACTGCAGCATACCGAGCAGCCGATACGGCCATTCCCTGCCGTGCTGTTTGC is a window of Leptolyngbyaceae cyanobacterium JSC-12 DNA encoding:
- a CDS encoding lipid A core-O-antigen ligase-like enyme (IMG reference gene:2510097812~PFAM: O-Antigen ligase), coding for MNWLNRRLQFFPPPQRHPDSQLRFAWSLTQFSVLLLPFSTLFGIVGSLIAVIVVWRLKFKQLATQPLYWGFATLTGLMILSSVFAYFPPDAYLGLFNFLLFFFGFAGLSALIQTPAQLRCLVWLLVIPSVPVCLIGLGQLFLGWLGYQQVVNVQVLWIVVHWMIDPNGTPPGRMSSTFFYANVLANYLIITFVLTLGWWIEATWKKQKQPIIFLTITLFLNGLALILTNSRNGWAIAAGASLVFALYLGWRWLVAGVVALTGTILGAAFAPPPLRDGLRVIVPAFFWARLTDQLYPNRPVPTLRATQWKFAFSLAQQRPWLGWGLRSFQPLYQEKMNYLMGHPHNFPLMMLCEVGIPATVLLFGLVGWVVTQGAILLCSSPPIWSDRRDRLLLFSVIIAFLSNTVFNLFDITLFDARLNLMGWLLLAGIWGTTGIGARD